In a single window of the Panulirus ornatus isolate Po-2019 chromosome 23, ASM3632096v1, whole genome shotgun sequence genome:
- the LOC139756695 gene encoding uncharacterized protein, which translates to MSGRAGRPGWQEVSRCRMLQTLLALSSLCLCIPLACTAQRANDYHTLFVTLPTVFETIPTLQQGHDQQDYLETTTDYPMTSPVLRESQNGERSALIRPSSQDAKMMFLADDYEAASRIPELLTSLRRVSGTYDNLSLFPKTRSRSKGSIAAGQDRRIALDTGRSAGSHENYLEQQQHLGADPQVDLEVRFSGSSFLTHFLDHLDAISAVPGRLRAPSSPIPRSQGYWPSPFGSLRRPSLMMSPGASLIDKKESQSSGLPPHGMLDRPNHNMTRVLTVPVVPPGARYPLLCMTCPPPPRQKNMMWNTLTVQYNPLIEEVWDEHFKVTCEYGYDFWKTVTFPFLDVEVQTGNPVVFTLTPPECHMEIRYGIGTTGERVTGPVRVGDPLTLVIYMRSEFEGFDIVVSDCYAHNGGNKRIALIDHYGCPLDESLISHFEGARRTEGVFETQVYAFMKTFRFTGSPALYLECDVRMCHGDCPIQPCHWRRKKKQRRSVHQQQQQEDNNDPEESTNVSESLSLFQSIQVVRDDQLLHTTLRDEDAGRVCLKSGTFSALAGMVAVVVGILTAACGVLCLRLRRAQKPDEPPPPTTPFVTHYRADFVPPIKRRLE; encoded by the exons aTGTCGGGCAGAGCAGGGAGGCCCGGGTGGCAGGAGGTGTCTAGATGCCGGATGCTTCAGACTCTTCTG GCACTGAGTTCGTTGTGCCTATGTATCCCTCTGGCGTGCACGGCTCAGCGCGCCAACGATTACCACACACTCTTCGTCACGCTCCCCACCGTGTTCGAGACGATACCCACTTTACAGCAAGGCCACGACCAACAGGACTACCTGGAGACGACCACGGACTACCCCATGACCTCACCTGTGCTGCGGGAGAGCCAAAATGGAGAGAGGTCTGCCCTTATACGTCCGTCGTCCCAAGACGCCAAG ATGATGTTCTTGGCGGACGACTACGAGGCAGCGTCGCGCATCCCGGAGCTGCTGACCAGCCTCAGGCGAGTTTCAGGAACGTACGACAACCTCTCGCTCTTCCCGAAGACCCGCTCGCGTTCCAAGGGCTCCATCGCCGCCGGCCAGGACCGCCGCATCGCCCTGGACACCGGCAGGAGCGCTGGGAGCCACGAGAATtacctggagcagcagcagcacctcggTGCTGACCCCCAGGTGGACCTCGAGGTAAGGTTCTCTGGTTCCTCATTTCTTACCCACTTCCTCGACCACTTGGATGCCATTTCTGCCGTTCCTGGTCGGCTAAGGGCGCCATCATCCCCCATCCC CCGGAGCCAGGGTTACTGGCCCAGCCCCTTCGGCAGCCTACGTCGTCCGAGCCTCATGATGTCCCCTGGGGCTTCCCTCATTGATAAGAAGGAGTCCCAGAGCAGCGGCCTGCCACCCCACGGGATGCTGGACCGCCCCAACCACAACATGACCCGAGTCCTCA CCGTACCGGTGGTGCCCCCGGGGGCAAG GTACCCTCTGCTGTGCAtgacatgtcctcctcctccccggcagAAGAACATGATGTGGAACACGCTGACGGTGCAGTACAACCCGCTGATCGAGGAGGTCTGGGACGAACACTTCAAGGTGACGTGCGAGTACGGCTACGACTTCTGGAAGACCGTCACGTTCCCCTTCCTGGACGTgga GGTCCAGACCGGCAACCCGGTAGTGTTCACGCTAACGCCGCCAGAGTGTCACATGGAGATCCGCTACGGCATCGGTACCACGGGTGAGCGGGTGACGGGCCCCGTGCGGGTGGGCGACCCTCTCACTCTGGTCATCTACATGCGCTCAGAGTTCG AAGGGTTCGACATCGTGGTCAGCGACTGCTACGCTCACAACGGAGGCAACAAACGCATCGCCCTCATCGACCACTACGG ATGCCCGCTGGACGAGTCCCTCATCAGCCACTTCGAGGGCGCCCGGCGGACGGAGGGCGTGTTCGAGACGCAGGTGTACGCCTTCATGAAGACCTTCCGCTTCACGGGTTCCCCGGCCCTCTACCTCGAGTGCGACGTCCGCATGTGCCACGGCGACTGTCCG ATCCAGCCGTGCCACTGGCGGCGGAAGAAGAAGCAGCGTCGGTctgtgcaccagcagcagcagcaggaagacaaCAACGACCCCGAGGAAAGCACGAACGTATCAGAGAGTCTCAGTCTCTTCCAGTCCATCCAGGTGGTGCGAGATGACCAGCTCCTCCACACCAcgctca GGGACGAGGACGCTGGCAGGGTGTGTCTCAAAAGTGGAACTTTCTCAGCCTTGGCAG ggatggtggcggtggtggtgggtatcCTGACGGCGGCGTGTGGCGTCCTCTGCCTCAGACTACGCAGGGCACAGAAGCCAGATGAACCTCCGCCGCCCACGACGCCCTTCGTCACGCATTACCGAGCTGACTTCGTGCCGCCTATCAAGAGGAGACTAGAATGA